The Medicago truncatula cultivar Jemalong A17 chromosome 4, MtrunA17r5.0-ANR, whole genome shotgun sequence genome includes a region encoding these proteins:
- the LOC25494059 gene encoding probable galacturonosyltransferase-like 4, translating to MTLDVNYLRGTMAAVLSMLQHSTCPENLAFYFLSAHGAPELFTSIKSTFPYLNMTIYHFNSDRVRGKISKSIRKALDQPLNYARIYLADTIPENVQRVIYLDSDLVVVDDIAKLWGVDMEGKVVAAPEYCHTDFTLYFTKQFWSDPVLAKTFDGRKPCYFNTGVMVMDVDKWRKEKYTEKVEEWMAVQKKSKRIYHLGSLPPFLLVLAGNIKAVDHRWNQHGLGGDNIEGKCRSLHPGPISLLHWSGKGKPWLRLDSRKPCIVDHLWAPYDLYRSSRHFFEE from the coding sequence ATGACCCTTGATGTCAATTACCTTCGTGGAACCATGGCTGCAGTGTTATCCATGTTACAACATTCAACATGTCCAGAAAATCTTGCCTTCTACTTTCTTTCTGCTCATGGTGCTCCTGAACTATTCACAAGCATAAAATCAACCTTCCCTTATCTAAACATGACGATTTATCACTTTAATTCTGATCGTGTTCGCGGTAAGATATCAAAGTCCATTAGAAAAGCATTGGATCAACCTTTGAATTATGCAAGGATATATCTTGCAGATACAATACCAGAAAATGTACAACGTGTGATATATTTAGATTCTGACCTTGTTGTAGTTGATGATATAGCTAAGCTTTGGGGTGTAGACATGGAAGGGAAAGTAGTGGCTGCTCCAGAATATTGTCATACAGATTTCACATTgtatttcacaaaacaattttgGTCGGACCCGGTTCTGGCAAAGACGTTTGACGGAAGAAAGCCATGTTATTTTAACACGGGTGTAATGGTGATGGATGTGGATAAATGGAGAAAAGAAAAGTATACAGAAAAAGTTGAGGAATGGATGGCTGTGCAAAAGAAATCTAAGAGGATATATCATTTGGGTTCTCTTCCACcatttttgttggttttggcAGGGAATATTAAAGCAGTGGATCATAGATGGAACCAACATGGTTTAGGTGGAGATAACATTGAAGGTAAATGTAGAAGTTTACACCCTGGTCCTATTAGTTTATTGCATTGGAGTGGAAAAGGTAAACCATGGTTGAGGTTGGATTCAAGGAAGCCATGCATTGTGGACCATCTATGGGCTCCTTATGATTTGTATAGGTCATCCAGACacttttttgaagaataa
- the LOC25494060 gene encoding uncharacterized protein, translated as MSAQKGSMDSGASRKRMKPGVQEKIGDEAESQIVLVQEEGFETNQVGSEEMELNISLVLEKIENFTQRVSELLESGKTMLKELCNEFEEKLIMIHKEQVEKWQEEIKELRALDASNEEANALLQNARYVLQLTRND; from the exons ATGTCAGCTCAAAAAGGAAGCATGGACAGTGGAGCTTCAAGGAAACGTATGAAACCTGGG GTACAGGAAAAGATTGGAGATGAAGCAGAATCGCAGATTGTACTTGTACAGGAGGAAGGATTTGAGACTAACCAAGTTGGGTCTGAAGAAATGGAGCTGAATATTTCTCTTGTTCTTGAGAAGATTGAGAATTTTACTCAGAGG GTATCTGAGCTTTTGGAATCAGGGAAAACAATGCTTAAGGAGCTATGCAATGAATTTGAAGAGAAACTGATTAT GATTCACAAGGAGCAGGTTGAAAAATGGCAGGAAGAAATCAAAGAACTCCGAGCACTCGATGCCTCAAATGAGGAAGCCAATGCTCTTCTGCAAAATGCTCGATATGTACTTCAGCTCACTCGTAATGATTAG
- the LOC25494057 gene encoding AP-5 complex subunit mu, with product MSSGCSVRAIWILNNIDAVVFSRRFPVVEKRWRTSCNANNDTTDQIFSSLPSDSELADAFLNRRLKEGSARGFGIRKSNSSLGSDSWVDDPITRHIIGLYINKERHDDKNLLWPLILHIKGHYSLLVLAMVEPKHVKAYERLCKTPDCGSSIGLDDSLSSLLLDLPAITGAFMIAHTIGDIITGDTVEPEVIMAAAPSVGGLFDSLTGSIGMSSRAKPVSPQVASSSPLGTIGQGSVTADTPKMGSRPLDKDALRTFISSSMPFGTPLDLNYSNIFTIKTNGFSASDLAPTDQKQPAWKPYLYKGKQRMIFTTHEIVHAALYDRDEIPDIISVSGQINCRADLEGLPDVSFPLSGLNIAKLEVSSYHPCAQVSDQGPDKQGVVFSPPLGNFVLMRYQATCALGPPVKGFYQLSMVSEDKGAFLFKLRLMEGYKSPLTMEFCTVTMPFPRRRIVSLDGTPSMGTVSTSEHSVEWKIVTSGRGLTGKSIEVTFPGTIKFAPWKNQTLSSSRSFVGTIVEDDSDNEAENASNMVNEEHLMEKMNKDLPPVDLEEPFCWQAYNYAKVSFKIVGASISGISIDPKSVSIYPAVKAPVEFSTQVTSGDYILWNTLGKCPHVATV from the exons ATGTCCAGTGGTTGCAGCGTGAGAGCAATCTGGATTCTCAACAACATCGACGCCGTTGTTTTCTCCAG GAGATTCCCGGTAGTAGAAAAGCGTTGGCGAACTTCTTGCAACGCCAACAATGACACCACCGATCAAATCTTCTCCTCTTTACCCTCTGACTCTGAACTAGCTGATGCTTTTCTCAACAGAAGACTTAAGGAAGGATCTGCGCGTGGATTTGGTATACGAAAAAGCAATTCATCTCTTGGATCAGATTCATGGGTGGATGATCCAATTACTCGTCATATAATAGGTCTTTACATTAACAAAGAACGCCACGATGATAAGAATCTTTTATGGCCTTTAATCCTGCACATTAAGGGTCATTACAGTCTACTTGTTCTGGCAATGGTTGAACCTAAACATGTAAAGGCTTATGAAAGGTTATGTAAAACACCTGACTGCGGTAGTTCTATTGGTCTCGATGATAGTTTGTCTTCGCTATTGCTTGATCTTCCTGCAATAACAGG GGCATTTATGATTGCACATACCATTGGTGACATAATTACCGGTGACACAGTTGAACCTGAAGTGATCATGGCTGCAGCTCCCTCTGTTGGTGGACTGTTTGATTCATTAACTGGCAGTATAGGCATGTCTTCCCGGGCCAAACCTGTATCTCCACAAGTTGCTTCTTCCTCTCCTTTGGGAACAATTGGACAAGGATCTGTCACAGCCGATACTCCAAAAATGGGGTCTAGGCCTTTAGACAAAGATGCGCTCAGAACATTTATCAGTAGCTCAATGCCCTTTG GCACACCCTTGGACCTTAATTATTCCAATATTTTTACCATCAAGACGAATGGCTTTTCCGCTTCAGATTTGGCACCAACAGACCAGAAGCAACCAGCTTGGAAACCATATCTATACAAAGGAAAGCAGAGAATGATTTTTACGACTCATGAGATTGTTCATGCGGCTCTGTATGATAGAGATGAGATTCCGGATATTATATCAGTTTCAGGTCAAATAAATTGTAGAGCTGATCTGGAAGGGTTGCCAGATGTATCATTTCCCTTATCAGGATTGAACATAGCAAAACTTGAGGTTTCTTCATACCATCCTTGTGCTCAAGTTTCAGACCAAGGTCCAGATAAGCAGGGGGTTGTGTTTTCTCCACCGTTAGGTAATTTTGTGTTGATGCGTTATCAGGCAACTTGTGCCCTTGGACCTCCTGTAAAAGGATTCTATCAGTTGTCAATGGTTTCTGAAGATAAAGGTGCATTTCTATTCAAGTTGCGTCTGATGGAAGGATATAAGTCTCCTTTGACAATGGAGTTCTGTACTGTGACTATGCCCTTTCCTAGGAGGAGGATTGTATCCTTGGACGGTACTCCTTCCATGGGAACAGTTTCAACTTCAGAGCACTCTGTTGAATGGAAAATTGTGACAAGTGGACGGGGGCTGACTGGAAAGAGTATTGAAGTGACATTTCCAGGGACAATCAAGTTTGCACCATGGAAAAACCAAACGTTGTCTTCCTCTAGGTCATTCGTTGGAACAATTGTTGAAGATGATAGTGATAATGAGGCAGAAAATGCTAGCAACATGGTTAACGAAGAACATCTGATGGAGAAAATGAACAAGGATCTTCCTCCAGTTGATCTAGAGGAGCCATTTTGCTGGCAAGCATACAATTATGCTAAA GTATCATTCAAGATTGTTGGGGCATCAATATCTGGAATTTCGATTGATCCTAAATCT GTGAGCATCTATCCTGCTGTAAAAGCTCCTGTGGAGTTTTCAACTCAg GTTACTTCTGGAGACTATATTTTATGGAATACTCTTGGTAAGTGCCCACATGTTGCCACAGTGTAA
- the LOC25494056 gene encoding scopoletin glucosyltransferase produces MGALNLEERPLKFHFIPYPAPGHMTPLCDIATLFASCGHHVTIITTPSNAQIILKSIPSHNHLRLHTVPFPSHQVGLPLGVENLAFVNNVDNSCKIHHATMLLRSPINHFVEQDSPDCIVADFMFLWVDELANRLHIPRLAFNGFSLFAICAMESLKARDFESSIIQGLPHCITLNAMPPKALTKFMEPLLETELKSYGLIVNNFTELDGEEYIEHYEKTIGHRAWHLGPSSLICRTTQEKADRGQTSVVDVHECLSWLNSKQPNSVLYICFGSLCHFTNKQLYEIASAIEASGHQFIWVVPEKKGKEDESNDENEKWMPKGFEERNIGMIIRGWAPQVVILGHPAIGAFLTHCGWNSTVEAVSAGVPMITWPVHDEQFYNEKLITQVRGIGVEVGVEEWSFIGFMKKKKIVGRDIIEKALRRLMDGGIEAVEIRKRAQEYAIKAKRAVQEGGSSHKNLMALIDDLKRQRGHKSLDS; encoded by the coding sequence ATGGGTGCTCTAAATTTAGAAGAACGTCCATtgaaatttcatttcattccatACCCTGCACCTGGCCACATGACCCCTCTATGCGACATTGCTACACTCTTTGCCTCATGCGGTCACCATGTTACCATCATTACCACTCCCTCTAATGCCCAAATCATTCTCAAATCCATCCCTTCTCACAACCACCTCCGCCTTCATACTGTTCCATTTCCTTCCCACCAAGTAGGCTTGCCGCTCGGTGTTGAAAACCTTGCCTTTGTCAACAATGTCGACAACTCGTGCAAGATACACCATGCCACCATGTTGCTCCGATCACCAATCAACCACTTTGTGGAGCAAGACTCGCCTGACTGCATCGTAGCTGACTTTATGTTCTTGTGGGTGGATGAGTTGGCAAACAGACTTCACATTCCCAGACTCGCCTTCAACGGTTTCTCACTCTTTGCCATATGTGCCATGGAATCCCTTAAGGCACGCGACTTTGAATCCTCTATCATTCAAGGTCTTCCTCATTGTATCACATTGAATGCAATGCCACCCAAGGCGTTGACCAAATTTATGGAGCCACTATTGGAAACGGAGCTCAAAAGCTATGGGCTCATCGTCAACAACTTCACTGAGCTTGATGGAGAAGAGTACATCGAGCATTATGAGAAAACAATAGGTCATCGAGCTTGGCATTTGGGACCATCTTCTCTCATTTGTAGGACCACTCAAGAGAAAGCAGATAGGGGACAAACAAGTGTAGTGGACGTGCATGAGTGCTTAAGTTGGCTAAATTCAAAGCAACCCAACTCAGTGCTCTACATATGTTTCGGGAGCCTCTGCCATTTCACTAATAAGCAATTGTATGAGATTGCAAGCGCAATAGAAGCATCGGGTCACCAATTCATATGGGTTGTCCCCGAGAAGAAAGGGAAAGAGGATGAGAGCAATGACGAGAACGAAAAGTGGATGCCAAAGGGATTTGAAGAGAGGAATATTGGGATGATCATAAGGGGGTGGGCCCCACAAGTGGTGATTTTAGGCCACCCTGCTATCGGTGCATTCTTGACACATTGCGGGTGGAACTCCACCGTGGAAGCCGTTAGTGCAGGGGTTCCAATGATCACGTGGCCAGTGCATGACGAACAATTCTACAACGAGAAGTTGATAACTCAGGTGCGGGGTATTGGTGTGGAGGTTGGTGTGGAGGAGTGGAGCTTCATTGGattcatgaagaagaagaagatagtgGGCAGAGACATTATAGAGAAGGCTCTGAGGAGGTTGATGGATGGTGGAATTGAAGCTGTTGAAATCAGAAAGCGAGCACAAGAATATGCAATAAAGGCCAAACGAGCTGTCCAAGAAGGTGGTTCGTCCCACAAAAATTTAATGGCATTGATTGATGATCTTAAACGACAAAGGGGACATAAGTCATTAGATTCTTAA